CGAACCATTGCCTCCAATACCTGGTGTTGACGAGCTTTTGCCTGATCCAGGTGATCAAATGGAGAATAGATCGACGGTCCCTTCGGCAAACCGGCCAAAAGGGATGATTCTGCAAGCGTCAATTGGCTGACCGGTTTGTTGAAATACAGTTTGGCTGCCGCTCCCACTCCGTTTGCTCCGTTTCCGTAGTACACCGCATTCAGGTAGTTTTCAAGAATTTCCTGTTTGGAGAAACGGGTTTCCAACTGGATGGTCAATAGAACTTCCTGCAACTTACGGGAAAAAGTTCGATCTTGTGAGAGAAACAGTACTTTCGCAAGCTGTTGTGTGATGGAGGAGCCGCCTTCGACAATCTCGCCATTTTTCAGATCGACATAGAGCGCGCGGGCGATGCCCCGGAAATTGAACCCTCCGTGATTATAAAATTGGGCATCCTCAATCGCTACGGTAGCTTGCTGAAGATAGACAGGAATTTCGCTGATCGGCACTTTGACCCGGTTTTGCCCGTTATCGGTCAGATCAGCCAGCATGCTGCCGTCTGCCGACAGGATGCGCGAATGGCTGTTCAGGTCACTGTCCGGCAGCGGGGCAAACCGTACGTATAGATAAAAGAGGCTGCCGGATAGAAATGTGATAACCATAAAGAAAAGAGCCAACTTGAGAAGAAGGATTTTCTTTTGACGGATCCGTTCACTGTCAGGCGGAGGCGTTACAGGGTCAACCGGCTCTATATCTTCAATTAAATCGATTGATTTATCTGTCATTTTCACCTGCTCCTTTGACTCTAGCAACCAGTATGGGCGAAATTGCAAGAGATTAAACGTTGCGGTATAATAATGCACAGTTTGTCGAAAAACGGATGGTGGATTTTGGATAGGTTTCCGTTCGGAACGAAAACCTAGACTAGGATCAGAATGATAATGAGGGGGATGGAACGGAATGGAACTTTGGTATACGGAGAAGCAAACGGAGAACTTTGGAATTACAGCGAAAATTGATAAGACTTTACATACGGAACAGTCCGATTTTCAAAAAGTGGATATGATCCATACGCTTCAGTTCGGCAAAATGCTGGTTCTCGACGGCATGGTAATGACTACCGATATGGATGAGTTTGTCTATCACGAGATGATTTCGCACGTGGCGATGAACACGCATCCCAACCCGAAAAAAGTGCTGGTGGTTGGCGGCGGCGATGGCGGCGCAATCCGCGAAATCGTTAAACATCCGTCTGTTGAAAAAGCGGTGCTGGCCGAAATCGACGGTCGCGTGATTGAAGTGTCGAAACAGTATTTGCCGCAAATTGCATGTGAACTGACAGGCAATCCAAAAGTGGATGTACAGGTGATTGATGGCATCAAACATGTAATGGAACACAAAAACGAGTATGACGTGATTCTGGTTGACTCCACGGAACCGGTCGGACCGGCAGAAGGGCTTTTTGCGAAAGATTTCTATCAGGGGATCTATGAGGCGTTAAAAGAGGATGGCATCATGGTGGCGCAGTCGGAATCCCCCTGGTTCAACAAAGACTTGATTCGTCGGGTTTACAAAGATATTGCGTCGATTTTCCCGGTCACACGCTACTACACGGCGGCGATACCGACCTACCCGTCAGGACTTTGGAGTTTTACATTGGGTTCGAAAAAGCACGATCCACTGGCAGTCGACGAATCCAAACTGTTTGACCCGCCGGGAACGAAGTATTACTCGCCACACATTCACAAGTCAGTATTCCGCTTGCCTAAATTTGTCGAGGAATTACTGAAGTAGGGCCAGCGGAAAGGGAGGTTCAGGTATGACGTTTCATCCTATGAAATTTGATCCTGCCTATAATGGCAATGAATTTATCGGTGCTACACAGGATTATGCGGTCGCAAAAGCGGTCATTTACGGTATGCCGATGGACTGGACCGTATCGTTTCGAACGGGTACCCGGTTGGGGCCGACCCGTGTGCGGGAAGTATCGATCGGTCTGGAAGAATACAGCCCATATCTGGACAAGCATTTGGAAGATGTGAAGTATTTTGATGCGGGCGACATTCCGCTTGCATTCGGCAATCCGCAACGTTCCGTCGAACAGATTCACGAGTATGTGGAGAAAATATTGGCGGACGGCAAGTTTCCGCTCGGGATTGGCGGCGAGCATTTGGTGACGTGGGGACCGATTCAGGCTGTCGCCAAGAAGTATCCGAATCTCGCGTTGATCCATATCGACGCACATGCCGACCTGCGTGAGCATTACGAAGGGGAAGAGTACTCTCACGCAGCGGTGATTCGCAAGTCAGCGGAATTGATCGGCCCTAAAAACGTCTACCAGTTCGGGATTCGGTCCGGCACGCGGGAAGAGTTTCAATGGGGGCGGCAGAATACCAATTTTTATCCGTTTACGGTGTTGGAACCGTTAAAAAAAGTGCTGCCGGAATTAAAAAGCCGTCCTGTCTATGTTACAGTTGATATTGACGTATTGGATCCGGCTTTTGCGCCAGGTACAGGGACCGCAGAGCCGGGCGGGATCACATCGCTTGAATTGATGCAGTCTGTCCATGCCATTGCAGAGGCAGGCTTGGATGTGGTGGGATTTGATATTGTAGAAGTATCGCCTGGTATCGATCCATCTGAATTGTCACAGATCGTCGCTTCAAAAGTGATCCGGGAAGTGTTGTTGGGGTTTGTTCGGTAAACAGCCGGACTGAAGCAAGGAAACTGAAGTTGGAAACAACGGGCCATGGCGCCTGCCGTTCGGGGTCTCCCTCAAATGGCAGGCATTTTCCATTTTTGGTACAGTAAAAATAAGTGTGTGTGCAGGAGGCGGGCGGATGGAGAAGATTCCTGTTCGAATTCAAATTGACACGAAACAGGCATTCGATCAGCATACGGATCGATTTCAGACTTACGAAACAGGATTGTTGTATCAAAAAGAAAACGCCATCTACCTGACCTATCATGAATCTAACGATGATCGGAAGGAAATCCGGACTGTCTGGAAAGTAAAACCAACAGAGGCCGTTTTGATTCGGCAGGGCGGGACGGGGTTGCGGGCGAGATTCGAAGAGGGAGCGGTTGATCGAACGGCCCTTGTTACGGAGCACGGAACGTGGCCGATCGAAATTCAAACGTCCTATTTGCGCCACAATCTTTCCTTAAATGGCGGCAGCTTACGGGTTGCGTATCAGATGGATATGTCAGGGGCAATCAGTCAGATGGAATTGGATATCCAGGTAAAAGTGCTGTCGGAGATCCATAAGGAAGTACATAACCGCGATGGAAAAAGGGGTTGATCGTGATGGATTTGCGGGTTTGGGGGTTGTCGGTGTTGACTGGGGTGGTTGTCGGATTTCTGTTTTCAGCAATTAAATTGCCTTTGCCTGCACCGCCCGTTTTTTCCGGAGTGTTAGGGATTATCGGTATTTGGGCGGGGGGCGTTCTCTATAACTGGATGAGTCGGCTATGGCAGTGAAAGTAATGATATCCTCGGTTGCCAGAATTGTGTAACATTTTTTCTCTTTTGTCGTCTAAATAAGTAGGGTGTTTAACAGCGGGACCGGGTGGTCATCCCGCCTATGATCAATTTGGGAAGCGAGGAGAAAAAATGGGGAACAGAAAACGTGTGGCCGTACTCTCTTTGGTGTCCGGACTCTTGTTGGCGTCGGTCCCTTATGCCGCGTTGGCGGCCGAACCAACAGTGGCGGCAGTAACGGTTCTCACACAGGAACAGGCTGTCGAAAAACTGAAACAAATGCTTGCCATACCGGATGGATATGAACTGAAAAACGCGTCTTTATATGAAGACAAAGGCAATGGAGTGGCGTCTGTTCCGCGCAGCGCCTGGCGAATCAACTATGGTCCGGTCAATTCGTTTGACCGGGGAAACATCACGGCGGCGATTGATGCTAAAACAGGTGTGCTGCTCGATGCTAACATTTTTAGCCAAGATGATGAGCAGATTGTAAGTCCGATTTCGCGCGATCAAGCAGGAGTCATTGCCAAGAAATACCTGGAACAATTTGCGCCCGATAAATCCGGACAGGTGCAGGAGCAGCCAATGGAAGCGCAGTATAAGGGAAAGCAACCTTACGGAAGCCAAATGATGCACCAATTTCGCTTCGTACGGATGGTAAACGCCGGAAATGCAGGGCAGGTGGCATATCCAAACGATTCCATAACGATTACGGTAAACGGAAAAGGAGAGCTGCGAGCCTATTACCGCAACTGGTCGGATGAAGTGCAGTTTCCGGCGGTAGATCGACCCCTGCCTATGCAAGAGGCTGGCAAAAAGTTTGAAACTGCGTTAAATCTGCATCTGCAATACATCCCCAAACGGACTCCGTATCAAAAATCAATCGATGAAGCCTATTTGGTATACAGTCCCGTCGGTCCCTCTTTTGCACCGGCAAGCTTGCCTGTAATCGATGCGGTTAGCGGGGGCGTGCTGGGGCCGGATGGAAATCCGGTTACGGATAGTCCTAAAGCGGAATACAAGCCGTTGACGGATCAGCCCGGAACGGCAAAAGCTGCCGGTCCGATCAGCAAAGAAAAAGCGTTACAGTTGCTGGCAGACTATCATTTAGCGTTAGATGGATACACACTGCAAAATTCTTCCTATGAAAACAATGAAAACAGCGCTCCTGTTTGGCGGTTTTCCTACCAAAAAGGGAACCCGCAGGACTACCTGACCATTAAAAACGTAAACGTGACGATAAATGCCGCTACAGGCGAACTGATGGAGTATTATATCTACCAAGCGGATCAAAAAGCACCGGAGGGATTTCCGAAAGACCCCGCAGTTTCCAAAGACAAGGCGGTAGAACGTGCCGTTGATTTTGTGAAAAATGCGGTTCCCACACTTACAAATCGGGTGGCGTTCACATCTGCCAGTTCATCTGCGGACAGACCGGAATATTACGTCCAATTTGTCCAATTGGTGAATGGAATTCCCTTCCAGGACTTGTCGTTCAACGTTACAGTTGACGCCAATACGGGAGAAATTCGGAATTTCAACATAGGTTGGGGTTGGAACGAGAAGATCAGGTTCCCATCGCCCCAACCAGCGATCGATTTGGCGTCGGCAGCAGCGAAGTACATGGAGAAAAGCCGGTTGCAGCTGCAATTTATTCCCGTGTATGAACACGCCAATACTCCCTTTAAATCCGGCGTACCGCCGTATGCGCCCGGCAATTCTCCGAAAATCAAACTGGTTTATGCACCGTTCGGGCTTGAAGGCTCACAATCGGTAAATGCGATAACGGGGGAATGGGTGTCGGTTTGGGGCGAACCGGTGCCGCAGCAGGCAGAAGCGGAAGACATTAAAGGGAATTGGGCGGAAAAAGAATTGCAATATTTCTTAAATCGGGGCATTTTTAAAACGGTGGACGGCAAGCTTAAGCCGGATGATCCGGTAACACGCGGAGATATGATCAAATATATGATTCTGGCAACGGACCGCCCGTTGATGGCGGGTGCGCAAAAAAGTGCGGCGATGCAGGACGTGCCGCAAACTGATCCTAATTTTGACTATATTAGAGAAGCCTATTTTCGAAAGTGGATTGATCAGAAAACGGATAATTTCCGACCTGACGATATAATCACCCGCGAAGAATTGGCGGATCTCGCGACAGCGGTGTTAGGATACGGCAAGCTTTCAGATGCAACGGGCATTTTCCAGAATCCTTACCAAGATGTATCTGTGTCGGAAGATGGCAAGTATGTGGGGGATATTGCCATTGTCAGCGGACTTCACATTTTAACAGGGTCCGATGGACTTTTCCATCCGAAAGATCCTGTGACAAAAGCACAGGCGGCCGTTGTGATGATGCGAGTGCTCGAACAGATGCCGAACAGAGGTCCTGTTAATTACTGATTCATTTTTAAAACGACTCTCGTTCCTGCTTTTGGGGGCGGGAGTTTTTTTGATCGATAGGAATTGATATATGTTATCCTGTCGACCTAAGTGAACCTTTGCTTCCGCCTGCGCCAAAGGCTTGGCGAAAGCAAAGGTTTCTTTAATTATTAACGCAAAATTCTGTTCGCAAAATTTCGCATATTGCGGTATATGTATTAACAGAAACTTGTATTTATGATGGCTGTGTCACAGGGGGGATTGTCGTGCGGCAAACGGTAATTGTCGGCACGGCGCGAACGCCGTTCGGTAGGTTGGGAGGGGCGTTGAGCGCGTTGCCAGCGGTTGAATTGGGTGCCATTGCGATTCGCGGTGCAATGGAGCGGGCTCAGATATCTGCCGGTCAAGTGGAAGAACTGATTATGGGAATGGTGCTGCAAGGAGGAGCGGGTCAGATCCCCTCCAGACAAGCTGCTATCAAAGCAGGGCTGCCTTGGGAAGTTCCAACGGAAACCATCAACAAAGTTTGCGCGTCAGGTATGCGTGCCGTCACGCTTGCCGACCAGATCATCCGGACAGGTGATGCAGATGTGATTATAGCAGGTGGCATGGAATCGATGTCGAACGCTCCCTATGCGATTCCGCAGGCACGTTGGGGGATGCGGATGGGAGATTCGGCGCTGATCGATTTAATGACCTATGATGGATTGCGCTGCGCATTCCATAATGTCCCGATGGCGGTGCACGGGTCGCTGGTAGCAGCCGAATACGGGATTGATCGGGCGGCACAGGATGAATGGGCGTTGCGTTCCCATCAAAGAGCGGTAGCTGCCTTACAAAGCGGAATTTTGACAGATGAAATAGTGCCTGTTGAAGTTTGCGGCAAAAAAGGAACGATGACAGTCGATTGTGATGAGGCGCCTCGCCCCGACTCATCGTTGGAAAAATTGGCCGCATTGCCTGCCTTATATCTGGAAGAAGGAACCGTTACAGCAGGAAATGCACCGGGGGTCAACGATGGTGCGGCTGCGTTGGTTCTCATGTCACATGATCGGGCAGCGGCGGAAGGGAAGAAACCGCTGGCTGCGATCCTCGGTCATGCCGAGGTGGCCGCAGAAGCACCCTACATTGCGACAACTCCAGGGCTGGCCATTCAAAAATTACTGCAGAAAACAGGGTATAAACTATCTGACATCCACTTGTTTGAAGTGAATGAAGCGTTTGCGGCCGTTACGCTGACATCGGGAAAAATTGTCGGGTGGAATGAGGAGATTGTAAACGTGAACGGAGGCGCCATCGCTTTTGGGCATCCTATTGGGGCAAGCGGCGCCCGCATCATCGGATCCCTGATCCATGAACTGCGGCGGCGCGGTGGCGGATTAGGAATTGCGGCCATCTGTTCCGGAGCCGCACAGGGCGATGCCATTCTGCTCCGTGTAGAGTAGGATGGCGGAAACCGACCCTTTTCGATTTTTTGCCGATTACCGGATTCTGGATACTTATACGACGGCAATCGCTTGTCCAATTCGAAACGAAAAATAGGAGGTAGCTATGAATATCGAAAAAATATTAATCATCGGCGCAGGCCAAATGGGCGGAGGCATCGCGCAGGTTGCCGCGCAAGCCGGTCTGCAGGTGGTGCTGAATGACATTAAGGCAGAATATGTTCAACGTGGAATCGGCGTAATCAACAAAAACCTTTCCCGTGACGTGGAAAAAGGCCGTAAAACGGAAGACGAAAAGCAGGCGATCTTGGCCCGTATTCAACCGTCCACCGACCTTGCGGATGCCAAAGATGTGCAATTTGTCGTGGAAGCGGCTGTCGAAAACATGGAAGTAAAGAGCGAACTGTTTCGCAAACTGGATACATATGCGCCGCAAGGTGCGATTTTAGCGACCAATACATCTTCGCTTCCCATCACGGAAATAGCAGCCGTTACGAAGCGGCCGGAACAGGTAATTGGCATGCATTTCTTCAATCCGGTGCCGGTGATGAAGCTGGTAGAGGTGATTCGCGGCCTGGCTACATCGAACGAGACCTACCAGACAGTGGATGCGCTTGCCAAAAAAATGGGCAAGACGCCTGTTGAAGTGAATGATTTTCCGGGATTTGTCTCGAACCGGGTCCTGTTGCCGATGATAAATGAAGCGATCTATTGCCTTTACGAAGGGGTGGCAAGCAAAGAGGCGATTGATGAAGTGATGAAACTGGGCATGAACCACCCGATGGGACCTTTGACATTGGCTGATTTTATCGGGTTGGATACTTGTTTATCGATTATGGAAGTGCTGTACGAAGGATTGGGCGATCCCAAATATCGCCCCTGTCCGCTGCTTCGCAAATATGTGAAAGCCGGTTGGTTAGGGAAGAAAACGGGACGAGGATTCTATGTATACGAGGGGTAGGGATAAGAATGAACTACGAAAATCTGATTTTTGCAGTCGAAGACAAAATTGCGATTGTCACATTGAACCGGCCCAAAGCGTTAAACGCGCTTAATTCCGCTTTGCTGGGTGAATTGTCACAGCTGGTGGACACTGTCGGGAAAGACGATTCGATAGAAGCGGTGATTATCACCGGAGCGGGGGACAAGGCGTTTGTGGCGGGTGCCGACATTGCCGAAATGAAGGGCAAGACGCCGCTTGAAGCAAGAGCATTTTCGCAGTTGGGCAATGCCATATTTACCAAAATCGAACGCTTGCCACAGCCGGTCATTGCTGCTGTGAACGGATTTGCGTTGGGCGGCGGCTGTGAATTGGCGATGGCTTGCGATATTCGTCTGGCCAGCCCGAATGCAAAATTTGGCCAACCGGAAGTGAATTTGGGGATTGTCGCCGGGTTCGGCGGTACACAGCGGCTGCCACGGCTGGTGGGAGTCGGCATTGCAAAGGAGTTGCTGATGACGGCCGATATGATTTCGGCGGAGCGGGCTGCTCAGATCGGGTTGGTGAATCATGTTGTGGAAGCGGATCAATTGTTGGACAAGGCGAAGGAAATGGCGAAAAAGATGCTCTCAAAAGCGCCTTATGCCGTGCAATTCAGCAAAAAACTGGTAAATGAAGGGATGAATGTAGACCTTGACCGGGCGCTTGCGTTAGAATCGGAAGTATTCGGCACGTTATTCGGAACGGAAGACCGTTTAGAGGGAATGTCCGCATTCGTTGAGAAGCGGCCGGCATCTTTCCGAAAAAAATAATTGACCGATATATCGAGATAAGGAGTCGGAAAATATGAACTTTCAATTGACGCCCGAACAAGAAGAAATCCGCAAACTCGTCCGCGATTTTGCGATTAAGGAAGTGCAGCCGACTGCCGCTCTGCGGGATGAGGAAGAGCGGTTTGACCGTTCCATTTTTGATAAGATGGCAAAAATCGGTTTGACCGGCATCCCTTGGCCGGAAGAATACGGCGGCGCCGGGCTGGATTTTGTATCGTATGTGATTGCGATTGAAGAGTTGTCCCGTATCGATTCGTCGATTGGAGTTACGCTTTCTGCTCACATTTCGCTTGCAAGCTGGCCGATCTACAAATTCGGAACGGAAGAACAGAAGCAGAAATATTTGCGGCCATTGGCAGAAGGCAGAAAAATAGGCGCTTACTGCCTGACGGAACCAGGTTCCGGTTCGGACGCGGGCGGCATGCGAACAACCGCTGTACTCTCTGAAGACGGCAAACATTATATCCTGAACGGCTCGAAGATTTTTATCACAAACGGCGGTGAAGCAGACATATATGTGGTGTTTGCTGCTACCGACCGTTCGCAAAAGACGCGCGGCATCACGGCGTTTATCGTGGAAAAGGATTTTCCGGGGTTCCAGGTGGGGAAAAAGGAAAAGAAAATGGGGATTAAATCGTCGCCGACCACCGAGATTATTTTTGACAACTGCAAGGTGCCGGTAGAAAACCGCTTAGGTGACGAAGGGTTCGGTTTTAAAGTGGCGATGATGACCCTTGACGGCGGACGTAACGGAATTGCCGCACAGGGGCTAGGTATTGCGCAAGGGGCGCTGGATCTGGCGCTCGATTATGCGAAACAGCGGGAACAATTCGGCAAATCGATTTCGACCTTCCAGGCGATTCAGTTTAAATTGGCCGATATGGCGACCCAGATCGAAGCGGCAAGGCTGCTGACCTATCAGGCCGCATGGTTGGAAAGCAACGGGCTTCCTTATGGCAAGGCGTCCGCGATGGCGAAGTTGTTTGCTGGCGATATCGCTATGGACGTAACGACGGAAGCGGTGCAAATATTTGGCGGATATGGATACACAAGGGAATATCCGATTGAACGGTTTATGCGGGATGCGAAAATCACGCAAATTTACGAGGGTACGAACGAAATCCAGCGTGTGGTGGTATCCGGTTACTTGTTAAAAGAATAAGGCGCACGACCTGTCGCGCACTTGAACAATCCTGCTGGTCTATTCGGATGCGAGGCTCCTTGCGAGCACCTGCATCCGAATTGCCATTACGGAGGGGGAACGTGCGAAAGGGAGAAGAATTCCATGGGAAACGGGTGAGCGGATGGAACTGACAGAGCGGATTTTGAAAGGGGATCGGCGGGCGGTGGCCCGTGCGATCACGCTGATCGAAAACGATGCAACAGAAAAAGACGAATTGTTGCAGGAACTCCACAAACACACGGGAAACGCGTATTTGATCGGGATTACAGGTCCGCCTGGGGCAGGCAAAAGCACATTGACCGATCAACTGTTGTTTTTGCTGCGTAAACAGGGATTAAAAATCGGGGTGATTGCAGTTGACCCGACATCTCCTTTCACAGGTGGCGCGATTCTGGGCGATCGTGTGCGAATGAACGACCATGCGCTGGATCCAGGTGTTTTTATTCGTTCCATGGGGACAAGAGGAAGTTTGGGCGGGTTGGCGAAAGCGACCAAGGAGGCAACGCGGGTATTGGACGCGTATGGTATTGATGTTATTCTGATTGAAACGGTCGGAGTAGGGCAATCGGAACTTGACATTATGAATGTAGCGGATACAACCACTGTCGTTTTGAATCCGTCGGCGGGCGATCACATTCAAACGATGAAAGCGGGCATTATGGAAATCGCCGACCTGTTTGTGATCAATAAAGCGGATCTCCCTGGAGCTGACAAAACGGAACGGGAAATCAACAATATGCTCGATTTTATTCATGATTTCGATTGGCGTCCGCCCGTTTTAAAAACAACCGTCAGTCAACCTGCCAGTTTTCAGGCAATGTGGGAGGCATGCTGCCAGCACCGGACCTTTTTGCAAGAAAACGGACTTTGGGAGAAGCGCCGTAAACAGCGGAGGCAGGATGAGATCGTTGGCATCATTGAAGATCGGGTTCAATCCCGGATCCGTCACTGGATAGAAAAGAATCCATCTTGGCAGCAGATTTTGACAGAAGTGGAAGCAGGAGAGAAGAATCCCTATCAAGTTGCAGATCTAATCCTCGAATGGTATAATACGTCTAATTGTGATTAATTTCCAATGTTCGGTGAAATCGTGTGATAGAGACGTGAGGAGTGTACTTGAATGGCGGAAGAAGTAATTACGCTCTCAAATCTGAGCGTAGAAGAAGCGAGAGAAAATTCGCTCGTTGATCTTGCATACGCGATTCTCAAAGAAACAAATAAACCGCTTCACTATCGTGAAATCATGCAAGAAGTCGCTAAGTATCGGCAGATGTCAGAAGAAGAGATTAAAGCGTCGATTGCGATTTTGTATACAGAAGTCAATGTGGATGGACGGTTTCTCTGTTTAGGAGATAACAGTTGGGGGTTGAAACGTTGGTATCCGGTTGATAAGACGCTTGAGAAAACTGTTGGAGACGGCAAGCGGTTCATTCGTAAAGATGATGATGACCTGTTTGAAGACGAAGATGAAGAATTGTATTTGGAAGAAGAGCTTGATGAAGTGGATGTCGATGAGATCGAGTTGGTGGATGACGAAGACGTGTTCGACGATGTGGAAGAAATCGATGAAGAAGTTGACGATGAATATGACGACGCAGAACCGGAAGACGAAGAACAGCCGGAAGATGAGGAAGAGGAGTTTTGACCCGTCTTTGCGTCACTTGACAACCTCTTTTTCCCCGAGATAAGATGGCTGGGGAACAGCAGAGGGGCGAAAACCTAAAAAGCCGATTTTTGCTTGAACAATCTGTTCATTCGGCTTTTTATTTTTTTTTGTTTCGACCGTTCATGCAATACAGATATGTTTGGGGGCAATTGGTATGGCGAAATATATATTTGTAACGGGCGGAGTAGTATCTTCCCTTGGCAAAGGAATTACGGCAGCGTCGTTGGGACGGTTGTTAAAAAACCGTGGACTGCGTGTGACCATACAAAAATTCGACCCGTACATTAACGTCGATCCGGGTACGATGAGCCCATACCAGCACGGCGAGGTTTTCGTGACGGAGGACGGTGCGGAAACCGATTTGGATCTTGGTCACTATGAACGGTTTATTGATATCAATCTCTCCAAAAACAACAATGTAACGACCGGCAAAGTTTACTGGTCGGTGATTCAAAAAGAACGGCGCGGCGATTACCTGGGCGGCACCGTACAGGTAATTCCGCATATTACCAATGAAATCAAAGAACGAATTTTTTTGGCTGGCGAAACGGCTGATGTGGTGATTACCGAGATCGGCGGAACAGTTGGCGATATTGAAAGTTTGCCTTTTCTGGAAGCCATTCGCCAGATGAAAACGGATGTAGGCCGCAATAACGTGATGTATCTTCACGTCACTCTGATTCCCTACTTGGGGAAAGCGGGTGAAATCAAAACGAAACCGACGCAACACTCGGTGAAGGAACTTCGCAGTATCGGGATTACCCCGCATGTAATCATTTGCCGGACCGAGCGCCCGTTATCAATGGATGTGAAACGGAAAATCGCGCTGTTTTGCGATACAGACCCGGAAGCGGTGATTGAATCACGCGACGCGGAATCATTGTACGACGTGCCGCTGATGTTCCAAGAGCAGGGACTGGATGAAATTGTAGTGAAACATCTCGGTCTGGATTGTCCGCCTGCGGAAATGACCGAATGGAAGCAGTT
The sequence above is a segment of the Effusibacillus dendaii genome. Coding sequences within it:
- the rpoE gene encoding DNA-directed RNA polymerase subunit delta, yielding MAEEVITLSNLSVEEARENSLVDLAYAILKETNKPLHYREIMQEVAKYRQMSEEEIKASIAILYTEVNVDGRFLCLGDNSWGLKRWYPVDKTLEKTVGDGKRFIRKDDDDLFEDEDEELYLEEELDEVDVDEIELVDDEDVFDDVEEIDEEVDDEYDDAEPEDEEQPEDEEEEF
- a CDS encoding CTP synthase, with amino-acid sequence MAKYIFVTGGVVSSLGKGITAASLGRLLKNRGLRVTIQKFDPYINVDPGTMSPYQHGEVFVTEDGAETDLDLGHYERFIDINLSKNNNVTTGKVYWSVIQKERRGDYLGGTVQVIPHITNEIKERIFLAGETADVVITEIGGTVGDIESLPFLEAIRQMKTDVGRNNVMYLHVTLIPYLGKAGEIKTKPTQHSVKELRSIGITPHVIICRTERPLSMDVKRKIALFCDTDPEAVIESRDAESLYDVPLMFQEQGLDEIVVKHLGLDCPPAEMTEWKQLAHHVKNLRHKVKIGLVGKYVALRDAYISVAEALYHAGYANDSQVEIEWIHSEDVTPDNVKQLLAGCDGVLVPGGFGDRGIEGKITAAKYARENKIPYLGICLGMQIAVVEFARHAVGLEGANSSEINELTDYPVIDLLPEQKNIEDKGGTMRLGSYPCKLEPGSKAHAAYQTETIEERHRHRYEFNNDFRDKLTKAGLVISGTSPDGRLVEIVEVADHPWFVASQFHPEFTSRPNRPQPLFRDFIQAALAHSR
- the meaB gene encoding methylmalonyl Co-A mutase-associated GTPase MeaB, with the protein product MELTERILKGDRRAVARAITLIENDATEKDELLQELHKHTGNAYLIGITGPPGAGKSTLTDQLLFLLRKQGLKIGVIAVDPTSPFTGGAILGDRVRMNDHALDPGVFIRSMGTRGSLGGLAKATKEATRVLDAYGIDVILIETVGVGQSELDIMNVADTTTVVLNPSAGDHIQTMKAGIMEIADLFVINKADLPGADKTEREINNMLDFIHDFDWRPPVLKTTVSQPASFQAMWEACCQHRTFLQENGLWEKRRKQRRQDEIVGIIEDRVQSRIRHWIEKNPSWQQILTEVEAGEKNPYQVADLILEWYNTSNCD
- a CDS encoding acyl-CoA dehydrogenase, translating into MNFQLTPEQEEIRKLVRDFAIKEVQPTAALRDEEERFDRSIFDKMAKIGLTGIPWPEEYGGAGLDFVSYVIAIEELSRIDSSIGVTLSAHISLASWPIYKFGTEEQKQKYLRPLAEGRKIGAYCLTEPGSGSDAGGMRTTAVLSEDGKHYILNGSKIFITNGGEADIYVVFAATDRSQKTRGITAFIVEKDFPGFQVGKKEKKMGIKSSPTTEIIFDNCKVPVENRLGDEGFGFKVAMMTLDGGRNGIAAQGLGIAQGALDLALDYAKQREQFGKSISTFQAIQFKLADMATQIEAARLLTYQAAWLESNGLPYGKASAMAKLFAGDIAMDVTTEAVQIFGGYGYTREYPIERFMRDAKITQIYEGTNEIQRVVVSGYLLKE